The Pseudomonas sp. MH9.2 genomic interval TTCATCGCCAAGACTCCACTGCTAAAAAAGGGTCGCCAGCTTAGCACAGGGCCACACTGTCACTGGATGCCCGGTTAAATGCCAAATCAAATTAAGTCCGTAGGAAATTTCCCAAAAAACAGCAAACTCTCCTGATAAGCTGCGACAAATCACCCGCACGGCCGATACCTATAAGGATGCCGTGTGGCGCAGTACTTTTTCGGGATACATGCATGGTTGCTATAACCCTTACACCCAAAATAAAAAACCTCGACAACCTTCTCGGCCATTGCCAGAAGCGCCGTTACTTAGCCAAACACACCATCATTTGCGCAGGTGATCGCTCTGAGTCGCTGTTCTTCATCATCAAAGGTTCTGTCACCATCCTGATCGAGAACGACGAGGGTCGGGAGATGATTGTCGCGTACCTGAATGCCGGCGATTTTTTTGGTGAGCTGGGCCTGTTTGACCGGATCGGGCACGAGGTAGAGCGTAGCGCCTGGGTTCGCACCAAAACCGAGTGCGAAGTGGCTGAGATCAGTTACAGCAAATTCCGTGAAGTCACACAGCAAGAACCGGATATCCTCTACGCCATCGGTAGCCAGATGGCTGACCGGTTGCGCAATACCACGCGAAAAGTCGGCGACCTGGCGTTTCTCGACGTCACTGGAAGGGTCGCACGCAGCCTGCTGGATCTGTGTAAGCAACCCGATGCCATGACCCACCCCGACGGGATGCAGATCAAGATTACCCGCCAGGAAATCGGGCGCATTGTCGGATGTTCAAGGGAAATGGTCGGCCGCGTACTTAAGGCACTGCAAGAGCAGAACCTGGTGCATGTCAAAGGCAAAACCATGGTGGTGTTTGGTACGCGCTAAGCAAGCCGGGCAGCTCAAAATCCTGCAAGGATCTTTTGATAGCGCTCGGCTAGCCGGTCCAGCACATCAGCAGCCGGGAAGGCTTCATGCAGGGCAATGTGGCTGTGGGCGCGGACTCGTTGATCCTGCTCGCAGATCTGGTTGAAGCGGTTGACCGCAGCGACCATTTGCTCGCGCTCGTTATCCAGCAGCAGCGCGCCGTGGGCCAATACGACGGGGCGTTGCCCGCCCTGACTCTGCCGCCAACGCTGAGCCGTACCGACCATTTTCCGGCCGTCCAGGTTGACGTTGAAACGCCCGTCACAGAAGGCGCCGTCCACTTCCCCAAGTGAGGCAGCTCCGCCCAACTCGATCAGCACATCACAGATCGGCTGACACAGACGGTTATAGGCATTTTCGATCCGGTCGCGGTCATTGTCACCGCGCGGCTGGGCGTAAACCAATGCGATGTTGACCACCGCCGGTGATTGCGGGACCGGTTCGCCGCCGCTTTCACGCAGCAGTATTGGCCACCCGCTGACCGCCAATGCTTCGGTAGCCTGTTCAAAACCTGCGAGACGGCTCATCCGTCGCGGCATCACCAAGGCCCGATCAAGCGGTCGCCATAACAGCAAACCGTACTCGAACTCGCCGGCACACACAGCGGCGAGCAAATCCTGCTCGGCCTGCAGGCCTGCCTCGACGGATATATCGATGACTTTGTCTAACATGCTGGTTTCTCTGTAGGCGCTGCGTCAGGGCTATCCGCTTAATTACTGATCAATGGCCCACGCTCAGGGAAGAACAAACGTTGCAGTTCAGCCCCTGGGTGTTGCTTGCGCATGAACGCTTCACCCACCAGAAATGAGTAGACCCCGCTGACTTCCATCAGCTCGACATCCGCGCGATTAAAAATGCCGCTTTCGGTGATGACCAAGCGATCACTCGGAATCTGCGGCAGCAGGTCCAGCGTCGTTTCCAGGTTGACGTCAAAGGTGTGCAGGTTACGGTTGTTGATGCCCACCAACGGCGTATCCAGTGTTTTGAGGGCGCGTTCCAACTCAGCGGCATCATGCACTTCGACCAGCACATCGAGGCCCACGCTTTTGGCGACGGCAGCCAGCTCGGCCATCTTCGAATCGTCCAGCGCGGAAACGATCAGCAACACGCAGTCGGCGCCTAATGCGCGGGCTTCGACGATCTGATACGGATCGATCATGAAGTCTTTACGAATCACCGGCAGACTGCAGGCGGCACGCGCCTGTTGCAGGTAAGCATCGGCACCTTGAAAGAAATCAATGTCGGTCAGAACAGACAGACAGGTTGCCCCACCTGCTTGATAACTTTTGGCGATGTCAGCAGGGACAAAGTTTTCCCGGATCACGCCTTTGCTCGGCGATGCTTTTTTGATTTCGGCGATGACCGCAGGGTGCTTGCTCTTGGCCTGCTTGATCAATGCCTTGGCAAAACCGCGTGGCGCGTCGGCCAGTGCCGCTTGGCGCTCGAGCTCGGCAAGACTCACCATGGCACTGCGGGCAGCGACCTCCTCAACCTTGCGGGCGAGAATTTTTTCCAGAACCGTCGGCACACTCATCCTTCATTCTCCTGCTTGAATACCGCGGTAAAGGCACCCAACTCTTCCAGTTTTTCCCGGGCAAGGCCGGTGTGCAGCGCATCGTGGGCCAGTGCAACGCCCTCTTTCAGCGTAGACGCATGATCAGCAGCATAGAGTGCTGCGCCCGCATTGAGCACGATCATTTCGGCCGCTTTCTGCCCGTTTTCGGTCTTGCGTCGCCCCAAGGCATCGCGGATCAACTCCAGCGATGCAGCAGGGCTTTCCACGGCCAGGCCGATCAGGCTCTGGCTTTTTATCCCCACATCTTCCGGCTGTACCCAGTATTCAGTCACTTCGCCATTTTTCAGCTCGGCCACGAAGGTCGGTGCCGCGAGGCTGAACTCGTCCAGACCATCCTGGGAGTGCACCACCAATACGTGCTTGCTTCCGAGACGAAGCAAGACTTCGGCCAACGGCCGGCACAGCGCCTGACTGAACACCCCTACCACCTGATGGCGGACGCCAGCCGGATTCGTAAGCGGGCCAAGCATATTAAACAGGGTGCGCAATCCAAGGTCGCGACGCGGACCAGCGGCGTATTTCATTGCGCCGTGGTGGGACTGGGCAAACATGAAGCCGATGCCCACGCTTTCGATACAGCGGGCCACCTGCACAGGCGTCAGGTTCAAATAGATACCCGCCGCCTCAAGCAGATCGGCGCTGCCACTTTTGCCGGACACAGCCCGATTACCGTGCTTGGCAACCGTGCAACCAGCCGCCGCGACCACAAAGGACGATGCTGTGGAGACGTTAAAAATATTTGCGCCATCGCCGCCCGTGCCAACCACGTCGACCACGCCGTCGAGGGACTTGAGTTCGACTTTGCTGGCCAACTCACGCATGACCGAAACAGCACCGACGATTTCATCAATGCTTTCGCTTTTCATGCGCATGGCCATCATGAAGGCGCCTATCTGCGCTTCTGTGCACTGACCTGTCATGATTTCGCGCATGACGTCGCGCATTTCCTCGGTGCTCAAATCAAGCTGGTTGACGATGCGAGCCAGCGCGCCTTTGATATCCATAGCCATAACCTTGAAAGCCCCTTAACCCTGACGGCTGCCGCCAGTTTGCTTGAGGAAGTTGGCGAACAGCTCATGTCCCTGCTCGGTAAGAATCGACTCAGGGTGAAATTGCACCCCCTCGATATTTAGCGTTTTGTGCCGCAGGCCCATGATTTCATCGACCGAACCGTCTTCAAGCTCAGTCCAGGCGGTCAACTCCAGGCAATCGGGCAGGGTTTCGAGCTTGACGACCAGAGAATGATAACGGGTGACCGTCAACGGATGATTCAAGCCTTCGAATACGCCAAGGTCTTCATGAATCACCGGACTGGTCTTGCCATGCATCACTTGCCGCGCCCGCACTACATCGCCCCCAAATGCCTGACCAATAGACTGATGGCCCAGGCACACGCCCAGAATCGGCAACTTACCGGCGAAGTGCTTGATCACCTCCAGCGATACGCCTGCTTCAGTCGGGGTGCATGGGCCAGGGGAAATCACGATGCGCTCGGGGTTCAGGGCTTCGATCTCGGCAATGCTCAGCTCGTCGTTGCGGATCACTTTGACCTCGGCACCCAACTCACCCAAATATTGCACGACGTTATAAGTAAAGGAGTCGTAGTTATCAATCATCAGCAACATGTATTTAACCTCTTGAAATTACTGACTTTTAAAGCCGCCCTTGGATATTGCTCGCTTGTCGGACGCACACTGTCTGGTCACTGGGATTCATCCAGCTCAGGCACTCTGACAAGTCAATCGAAGGGCATATCGGTACAGGTCCGGCTGGCCGGAAGGGAGAACAGTCAGGCGCGCCAACGCCAACGGCCGAGAGCCTTGATAACGCGCACAAAAAGTTTGCTGAGGATTAACACTGGGGGAGGTCTCATGTATACGTTTGGGCACAGTAGCCTACCCACGCACACGGTGCAATATCGAGCCCTCCCCACGCTGCCATCTCATGCGCTGAACGTGTTACTGGCTGCCTTCGACATCTTCCAGACTGAACGTTTCAGTGTTGTCATTGTAGGAGAAAATTTCTGCGTATCGCCCCCAACTGATCACACTCTCCAGTGTTTCCTCCACAAAGGACCCACTGAGCGAATCTTCCAGTTCCTGCTCGAAGCGTACACGTGGCGCCCAGTGCCCGTGCCGTTCCTGCAATACCTGGCGGATACGTGCGGCCAATGGCACATGTTTGACCAGATGCTCGGCAAAAATGGTTTTTCGCTCCTGGGTGCCGTACTCGGCGAATAACTTGCCAGCCTCTGTGAGCGTGATTTCAGCGCCCTTGAGCTCAGCAAACCCCAGATGCTCCAGCATCTCTGCCACCGGGAACAAATCGTCGACTTCCAGCAATAGCCGTTCTGAAACATTCGGCAAACCGGCATGCCCATGATAGGGCTCGGCCGCCAACGCTTCGATCAGGCCCGCCATCAGGTTGGTGGAGACATCCGGCAGCGGACTGCCCATTTGCAGTTCGGCCTTGCCGGTGCTGGCATCAGCACTGCGCCGGTTGGTCATCAACGCATAAATATCATCAACCATCTTGCGAAAGGTTGGATCCAGCCGATTGCGCGGGTGAACGAACGGCACTTTGATTTCCGCCACGACCCGCCCAGGATTTGACGACAAGACCAGAACACGGTCGCACATCAATACCGCTTCTTCGATGTTGTGAGTCACGATCAAGATGGATTTTATCGGCAGTTGTTTCCCGCTCCACAGATCCAGCAAATCGCTTCGCAGTGTTTCTGCCGTCAATACATCCAGGGCAGAGAAAGGCTCGTCCATCAATAACAAGGTTGGGTTGACCACCAGGCCTCGGGCAAAGCCCACGCGTTGACGCATCCCGCCAGACAATTCGCGCGGATAGGCGTTCTCGAACCCATCAAGACCGATCAGGTCGATTGCATCCAGCGCACGCTTACGTGCTGCCTTGGGCTCTACCTGCAGGGCTTGAAGACCTGCCTCTACGTTTTCAAGTACGGTCAGCCATGGAAACAGCGCAAAGGTTTGAAAAACCATGGCCACACCTTCGGCGGGGCCCGTCAACAAGGAGCCGTTGTATCGAACCTCGCCAGACGAGGGTTGTATCAGGCCGGCGATGATGCGCAGCAGCGTCGACTTGCCCGACCCGGAGCGGCCCAGCATGCCCACAATTTCGCCTTCGCGTAGCGTCAGATCGACACCACTGAGAACCTGTAACTCATCCTTGCCCTTGCCAAAAGCCCGGCTCACATCATTGAGCGAGTAAATTTCGGGGGCGGCGCTAGCCTGCTCGGTATAGGTATTCATAACATCGACTCCTGTTAATTCAGGCGGAGTTTGTTTTCGGCAATGGCGTACATCGGCCGCCATACCAAGCGATTGAAAGCCACGACAAAGAGCGACATCACCACCACGCCGAGCGTGATTTTCGGAAAGTCACCGGCCGCAGTGGTCTGGGCAATGTAGGCGCCCAATCCATGCGCCACTACCTTGTCTTGTCCCCATGAAACGAATTCGGAAACGATACTGGCATTCCACGCCCCGCCCGAAGCAGTGATCGCCCCGGTTACGTAATACGGGAAAATGCCTGGCAGCATTACCTTGCGCCACCATAACCAGCCGCGGATGCGAAAATTGGCTGCAGCTTCCTTGAAGTCATTCGGGAAGGCACTGGCACCGGCAATTACGTTGAACAGGATGTACCACTGTGTACCCAGCACAATCAGCGGACTCAACCAGATATCGGGGTTTAACTGATAGCGCAAAATGACGATGACAAACACTGGAAACAATAAGTTTGCAGGGAAGGCAGCCAGGAACTGGGCTAACGGCTGGATTTTTTCCGCGAGGCGCGGACGTAAACCAATCATCACGCCAAGTGGCACCCAGATGACTGATGCGACGGCAATGAGCAGAATGACCCGCAACAGGGTAATCAGACCCAACCCGAGCACATGCCCGACCTCTGCAAGTGTCACCTCGCTGCTAACGTAACCCGCGATCCGGTACAGGATGTACAGCGTGAGCACCGCAATCACTCCCCCCCACACCCAGTCGATAGCCCGTGAGATGGCGGGATCAGGGGGTGTCGCCACGGTTTTCGATCGAGGCAAGCTCAGGCGCATATGGCCAATGCGGGTCATGGCCCGGGCAAAAGGCCGCAACAGGCGTTGAATAACCCGGGTCCGCTGAATCAGGTTCAGCACCCAGGATTCAGGCGCGCCAGCTTGGGAGGCGGTGTCTTCCATACGGAATTTGTCGGCCCATGCCACCAACGGCCGAAACAGGAACTGGTCATAGAGAAGGATGACCGCAATCATCGCCAGGATGACGTAGCCCACCGCATGCAGGTCGCGTTGTTCGATGGCAACCGCCAGATAGGAGCCTACACCTGGCAGCGTGATGGTCTTGTCGCCCACGGTGATGGCTTCCGAGGCAACCACAAAAAACCAGCCCCCGGACATGCTCATCATCATGTTCCAGACTAGCCCTGGTATGGCAAACGGAACGTCCAGCTTCCAGAATTTTTGCCAACCGGAAAGCTGTAGATTGCTGGACACCTCCACCAAGTCACTAGGCAGCATGCGCAGTGACTGATAGAAGCTGAACGTCATGTTCCAGGCCTGGCTGGTGAAGATGGCAAAAATGGCAGCGCATTCAGCGCCCAGTACGCGGCCTGGAAACAGCAACAGGAAAAACGTTACCGTAAACGAGATGTAGCCCAGAACGGGCACCGATTGCAGGATATCCAGCACCGGCACCAACAGCTTCTCTGCCCGCCGACTTTTGGCAGCCAACGTACCGTAAACCAGCGTAAATATCAGGGACGCAACCATCGCTGCAAGCATGCGCAATGTGGTGCGTACCGCATATTCGGGCAGGTTACCCGGATCAAGCGAAATAGCCTCGCTCTGCAAGGTTGAAATCGGTGCCCAGGTCTGTTGTGCGCCAATCGAAAAAAACAGCAAAAAACCGATAACCAACGGCATGGCTACCAGATCCCAACGGTTGGGAAGCAGCCGCTTTGCGGTTACCGGGATGTAATGACGGAATACCTTATTCATGTTCACTGATTCCAGCAGCTATCTGAGCATGGTCCCTGACCACAAGGTCAGTGTCTTCCAGAGCGCAGCATCCGAAACTGCGCAACAGGCAGTCACAGCACACTCTAATGAGGGGAAACGAAACAACTGAGAGAGGCCACGCAAGCGAACGCTACACGGTAGATGCAGGGAAGGTGGCCAAGTCATTCAGTGATTCAGACCGCTGAATAATCCCGCGCACCCATTACATTCCGTTTGGCGTCCCACTGCGTGACCCACCGAGAATGGGCAGGATCCATGGCTGGAGTCTCCTTGCGCGGGTTTAAGATTGGCATTCGGGAGGAATAGCGAAATGGCACCCTAGGGGTGACGCCATCAAGACAAGACTTTTCCGCGGCGGATTATACGCATCAAAATGTTACAATTGCGCACAGCCAACGTAACTTTTGGTGCGTTAACAGCCCTGCTCTACGCAGAGTTTTTTGTTAAGGCATAACCCTACAGTGATTATCTGGTTTCCCGCCGCCGCGCCATCCATACAAAGCTGACGAGGCATGGCAGTCTACCTGGGCGAACAGTGCGTTATCACGCGTGCAAAGCACCATTGGCCAGCTTACGAAGCGAGATTGCTCACGAGCACGAAGACGGTGTGTTTGACACACCGCCCTCACCTCAGGAAAGCGGTTCTTGCTCAGCCAGCGCCACCGCACGGAACATGGCGCGGCGCTTGTTCAGGGTCTCTTCCCATTCCAGCGCGGGCACAGAGTCAGCGACGATACCGCCACCGGCCTGCACGTGCAGCTCACCGTTCTTGATCACTGCGGTACGGATCGCAATCGCGGTGTCCATGTTGCCGTTCCAGGCCAGGTACCCCACTGCGCCACCATAGACACCACGCTTGACCGGTTCCAGCTCGTCAATAATTTCCATGGCGCGGATTTTCGGCGCGCCAGACAAAGTGCCCGCCGGCAGAATCGCACGCAGGGCATCCATCGCCGTCAGGCCGCTTTTCAACTGGCCAGTGACGTTGGAAACAATGTGCATCACGTTAGAGTAACGCTCGATGACCATTTTTTCCGTGAGTTTGACCGAGCCGATTTCAGACACGCGACCGGTGTCGTTGCGCCCCAGATCGATCAACATCAAGTGCTCGGCGACCTCTTTGTGATCGGAAAGCAGGTCTTTTTCCAGCGCCAGATCTTCTTCTTCGTTTGCGCCGCGCGGACGGGTACCGGCAATCGGGCGCACGGTGATCAGGTTGTCTTCGACCCGCACCAATACTTCCGGCGAACTGCCCACGACATGGAAGTCGCCAAAGTTGAAGAAATACATATAAGGCGTCGGGTTGAAACAACGCAGCGCACGGTACAAGTCGATGGGGGCGGCCTTGAAGTCGATCGACATGCGTTGCGACGGAACGACCTGCATCACGTCACCGGCAAGGATGTACTCCTTGATGGTGTCCACTGCGCGCTCGTAATCGTCTTGAGTGAAACTGGAGCGGAATATCGGATCAGGCGCCTGCGGCCGGGTCAGATCAAGACCGCGACGTGGGGTAATCGGCTGACGAAGTTTTCCCATCAGCTCGTCCAGACGCGCCAGGCCACTTTCGTAGGCGCCGGCTTCAGCCGGGTCGACCAGCACGATCGCGTGCATCTTGCCGGCGAGGTTGTCGAACACCACCACCGCATCCGACACCATCAGCAGGATATCCGGCACGCCCAGCGGGTCCGGGTTCGGACATTTACCCAGGCGCTTCTCGACATAACGCACGCAGTCGTAACCGAAGTAACCCACCAGCCCGCCGTTGAAACGCGGTAACCCGGCAATGGTCGGCACGTTGTAGCGCGCCTTGAATTCTTCGACGAACGCCAACGGGTCTTCCGACTCCAGGCGCTCGATCTCGACGCCGTCCCGGGTCACGCTGATCTGCTGTTCGTGAACACGCATCACGGTGCGGCATGGCAGGCCAATGATCGAGTAGCGGCCCCATTTCTCGCCGCCCTGCACCGACTCCAGCAAATAAGAGTTCGGCTGGTCGGCCAGTTTCAGGTAGATCGACAGCGGTGTGTCGAAGTCGGCAAGGGTTTCGTAGGCAAGCGGGATACGGTTGTAACCGGCAGCAGCCAAACGCAGAAATTCTTCGCGGGTCATGATCAGCCTCGTGGCTTGAGGGTAAAACGGTCAGGTATGCAAACGCGCCGGTGGACCGGCCAGAGTCAAGTCAGGCGCGCCAACGCCAGCGGGCCAGGGCCTTGATGACTTTCATCCAGAGCTTGCGGGTGACCACCACGATGGAATCTCTTTGAGGGGGGGATTTGACGTCGGCCAACGTTAGCGCAGCGGCAGAATCTAAGCAACCGGGGAGCAGCATACGCAGGTCATCAATAACCAGCGACGGCGATTCCTCGGCAATCGGCCGGCCATGGTTGTAGCCATAGCTGAGCGCCACACTGGCAACGCCTGCCGCTTTTGCTGCCAGCACATCGTTGCGCGAGTCACCGACAAATAGCGACTGGGATGCCGGAACACCAGCCATTTTCATCACAAAAAACAGCGCAGCCGGATCAGGCTTCTGTTGCGGCAACGTATCGCCGCCGATGATCCAGCGGAAAAACCGTCCCAGCTTCAGCTCATCCAGCAGCGGCGCGACGAAGCGCTCCGGTTTGTTGGTGATAAGGGCCATTTCAACGCCCTGTTTCTGCATCCACTTCAAGGTTTCGCGCACCCCGGGGTACACCTGCGTCAGCGCGTGACTGCCCGCGTATACCTCCATGAAAATCGCCAGGGCCTCTTCGGTCAACGCCTCATCAACGGCGCTGTGATCGATGTCGCTGGCCAAGGCGCGACGCACCAATACGCGCACCCCGTTGCCGACCCAGAGCCGTACAGCCTCGACACCCGCGGGCGGGCGCCCCAGTTTGAGCAGCATTTTATCCACGGCCGCTCCAAGGTCCGGCACCGAATCGATCAATGTGCCATCCAGATCGAACATCACCAGCTTGGGCAAGCGGCCCGGGAACAGCTGCTCAAACCCGCTCATGGGCGAGCCAACGCCAGTTCGGCACGCATTTTCTGGATGACCTCTTGGTAGTCCGGCGCGTTGAAGATAGCGGAGCCCGCGACAAAGGTGTCGGCACCGGCGGCAGCGATCTCACGAATGTTGTTCACATTGACCCCGCCGTCGATCTCCAGACGAATGTCATAGCCGGAGGCTTCTATCAGCGCCCGCGCTTCACGCAGTTTGTTCAGAGTGCCGGGAATGAACTTCTGCCCGCCAAAACCGGGGTTCACGCTCATCAGCAAGATCATGTCGACCTTGTCCATCACATACTCAAGCACGTTCAGCGGCGTGGCCGGGTTGAACACCAGACCGGCCTTGCAGCCGCCTTCACGGATCAACTGCAGTGAGCGGTCGACGTGCTGCGTGGCTTCAGGGTGGAAGGTGATGTACGTGGCGCCAGCGTCGATGAAGTCGCCGATCATGCGGTCAACCGGGCTGACCATCAAATGAACATCGATGGGCGCGGTGATCCCGTACTTGCGCAATGCCGTGCAGACCATCGGGCCGATGGTCAGGTTAGGTACGTAGTGATTGTCCATGACATCGAAGTGAACAATGTCCGCGCCAGCGGCAAGAACATTGTCGACTTCCTGGCCCAGGCGGGCGAAGTCGGCGGAAAGAATTGAAGGAGCAATAACGAAGGGCTGCATGACGCACCTTTGAGCAGAATCTCGGTGGCGCGCATTGTACCTTAGTCGGGCCGGGTGCAACTCTCCACAGATCCGAGCCAGACCCCGATCCCGCAGAACCGGGGTCAGCCTCGGATATTTCCTGCCAGATCGATCAAGCCACTTGAGTTCGCAACTTCTCGCTACGTCCGCGCAACCATTCCAGTACCAGCAACAGCACCACCGAGAACGCGATCAGCATAGTGGCCGCAGCGGCGATGGTCGGGCTGAGGTTTTCGCGAATACCGCTGAACATCTGCCGGGGCAGCGTGGCCTGTTGCGGGCCAGCGAGGAACAAGGTCACGACCACTTCATCGAACGAGGTGGCGAACGCAAACAACGCACCCGATACCACACCTGGCGCGATCAGCGGCAAGGTCACCCGGCGGAACGCAGTCAGTGGGGATGCCCCGAGGCTGGCGGCAGCACGAACCAGATTGTGGTTGAAGCCCTGCAAGGTCGCCGACACCGTGATGATCACGAAGGGCACACCCAACACCGCATGCACCAGAATCAGCGATATGTAACTGTTGCCCAACCCCAGCGGGGCGAAGAACAGGTAGCTGGCGACACCGACAATGACCACCGGAACGACCATTGGCGAAATCACCAGGGCCATGACCAACGCCTTGCCCGGGAAGTTGCCACGCGTCAGGCCAATCGCTGCCAGCGTACCGAAGCCCATTGCCAATACCGTGGCCGCAGGCGCAACGATCATACTGTTCTTCAGCGAGCGCATCCATTCAGCTGAGGAGAAGAAGTCCTGGTACCAGTGCATGGAAAACCCTTGCAGCGGGTAGACCAGAAAGCTCCCTGAGTTGAACGACAGCGGAATGATCACCAGCACCGGCAGGACCAGAAACAAAAGCACCAGCCCGCAGAGAATACGCAGGGCGTAGTACCAGACCCGCTCAATAGGAGACGTGTAAGGGCTCAGCATGTTGATTCTCCTCAGCTCAGGCGCATGCGGCTGGCGCCGACTAGCCAGTTATAAATCAGGTAAAGCACGATGGTTGCCATCAACAGCAAACCGCCCAAAGCCGTGGCCATGCCCCAGTTGATACTGGTGTTGGTGTAAAAGGCGACGAAGTAGCTGACCATCTGATCGTTCGGGCTGCCGAGCAACGCCGGCGTGATGTAGTAG includes:
- the rpe gene encoding ribulose-phosphate 3-epimerase, with amino-acid sequence MQPFVIAPSILSADFARLGQEVDNVLAAGADIVHFDVMDNHYVPNLTIGPMVCTALRKYGITAPIDVHLMVSPVDRMIGDFIDAGATYITFHPEATQHVDRSLQLIREGGCKAGLVFNPATPLNVLEYVMDKVDMILLMSVNPGFGGQKFIPGTLNKLREARALIEASGYDIRLEIDGGVNVNNIREIAAAGADTFVAGSAIFNAPDYQEVIQKMRAELALARP
- a CDS encoding ABC transporter permease, translated to MLSPYTSPIERVWYYALRILCGLVLLFLVLPVLVIIPLSFNSGSFLVYPLQGFSMHWYQDFFSSAEWMRSLKNSMIVAPAATVLAMGFGTLAAIGLTRGNFPGKALVMALVISPMVVPVVIVGVASYLFFAPLGLGNSYISLILVHAVLGVPFVIITVSATLQGFNHNLVRAAASLGASPLTAFRRVTLPLIAPGVVSGALFAFATSFDEVVVTLFLAGPQQATLPRQMFSGIRENLSPTIAAAATMLIAFSVVLLLVLEWLRGRSEKLRTQVA